In one Gossypium hirsutum isolate 1008001.06 chromosome D09, Gossypium_hirsutum_v2.1, whole genome shotgun sequence genomic region, the following are encoded:
- the LOC107892383 gene encoding sister chromatid cohesion protein SCC2 isoform X4, whose product MRQIQFRMTIWSPWNFMHKFSNTTLQHLSLVKGKNSGGAVFERKPSESSAPLIGQFQRETRGNRNQQTDVVANDMPKSSSKKPKIKKKADDTGSSVLPDPSELQDAIIGNFRELLEDFCSRAQIPTDDRDEMEWLSLPVNDVRMLVNEIMSVRAKRLLHLVPVDILVKLLRVLDHQIHRAEGLSIDECEHQDSDVFSLVFCALESIHASLAIMAHNDMPKQLYHEEIIERILEFSRHQITDVMSAYDPSYRALHKPSENGAVEDDDDEEPDAELGSASKKRRSTKTAKAKKSAMNKVSGAVNAILQKLCTILGLLKDLLLIEKLSDSCVLQLLKTSFTTFLVDNIQLLQLKAIGLLTGIFYSYTQHRTYIIDEMVQLLWKLPVSKRAVRAYHLPDEEQRQIQMITALLIQLVHSSANLPEALKQTSIGSPILEVSVDAGYLTKCHESVQDTCCHFWTRVLQRLASVKTQEASELKLMIENLVTDLLTTLNLPEYPAAAPILEVLCVLLLQNAGLKSKDTSVRAMAIDLLGTIAARLKHDALLNRKDKFWISEELLSVDDTDRSYPKGACSICFDGKEEKVLYRCQGCQRFFHSDCMGVREQEGPNRSWYCQFCMCKKQLLVLQSYCESQYKDDEKPKRGRSESSKSSDPITKVEIVQQMLLNHLQDAASADDAHLFVRWCYLCLWYKDGPKSQQNFNYYVSRLRSKAIVRDSGTVSSLFLRDSVKKIALSLGQNNSFSRGFDKILYLLLVSLRESSPVIRAKALRAVSIIVEVDPEVLGDKRVQVAVEGRFCDSAISVREAALELVGRHIASHPDVSLKYFEKVAERIKDTGVSVRKRAIKIIRDMCNADPNFSGFTNACIEIISRVSDDESSIQDLVCKTFYEFWFEEPSGMQTQYPGDGSSIPLEVAKKTEQIVETLRQLPNHQFLVTVIKRNLVLDFFPQSAKAAGINPVSLAAVRRRCEVMCKCLLERILQTEETSNVEAEVPTLPYVLALHAFCVVDPSLCMPASDPSQFVITLQPYLKSQVDNRVGAQLLESIIFVIDAVVPLMRKLPPSVGDELKQDLKHMIVRHSFLTVVHACIKCLCSVSRKAGNTGDVVEYLIQLFFKLLDSRATDNKQQVGRSLFCLGLLIRYGNSLFGGSSSKNIDVASSISLFKKYLEMDDFSIKVRSLQALGFALIARPEYMLEKDIGKILEAALAASSNVRLKMQMLQNLLEYLLDAESQMETDKASDDQVQYTVEGGHSVPVAAGAGDTNICGGIVQLYWDNILGRCLDFNEEVRQSALKIVEVVLRQGLVHPITCVPCLIALETDPLDVNQKLAHHLLMNMNEKYPAFFESRLGDGLQLSFIFMRSISGNAHENPNEKSQSKLPGNLKAKSDAGSLTQARLGVSRIYKLIRGNRVARNKFMSSIVRKFDTPIWNDSVIPFLMYCTETLALLPFSSPDEPLYLIYTINRVIQVRAGALEANLKTLSSNLLQTDAQMMTSNNGIVQPDYSQAAYNHMATLDLNGTFQEPPVVQPPFFHMTSIDLNGTIQQNFSYQSISHYPPTIETTMHKMAPSEPRALSKDEIQKIQADVLAATALQLLMKLKRHLKIVYSLNDQRCQAFSPTEPIKPGDVLTRQNVPFDISETQTTLPSTYQELVQRYQEYKNALREDAIDYSTFTANIKRKRPTPRKGGKAVRTNGGGDEDDDYDEEWTGGSGVRRMSNSGRKSYNIRSSSRQR is encoded by the exons GTCTTGTCAAGGGGAAAAACTCTGGTGGCGCTGTGTTTGAAAGGAAGCCATCTGAGTCAAGTGCTCCTCTTATTGGTCAATTCCAAAGAGAGACTCGCGGCAATCGCAATCAGCAGACTGATGTTGTTGCTAAT GATATGCCAAAATCGTCTTCCAAGAagccaaaaataaagaaaaaggctGATGACACTGGGTCATCAGTTCTACCAGATCCTTCAGAGCTTCAAG ATGCTATAATTGGGAACTTCCGTGAGCTGCTCGAAGACTTCTGCAGCAGAGCTCAAATTCCTACTGATGATAGGGATGAGATGGAGTGGTTATCATTGCCAGTTAATGATGTTAGAATGCTTGTAAATGAAATTATGTCAGTACGTGCAAAGAGACTTCTACATTTGGTTCCTGTAGATATTCTTGTGAAATTGTTACGGGTTCTAGATCATCAGATACATCGGGCAGAAGGCTTGTCTattgatgaatgtgaacat CAAGACTCAGATGTATTCTCATTAGTATTCTGTGCCCTGGAGTCCATTCATGCTTCTTTGGCAATAATGGCACATAATGACATGCCAAAGCAATTATACCATGAAGAG ATTATTGAAAGGATTTTAGAATTCTCTAGGCACCAGATAACAGATGTTATGTCAGCTTATGACCCATCATATCGTGCCTTGCATAAACCAAGTGAAAATGGAGCAGTTGAAG atgatgatgatgaggagCCTGATGCTGAACTGGGGTCTGCTAGCAAGAAAAGACGCAGTACCAAGACTGCTAAAGCAAAGAAATCAGCGATGAATAA GGTCTCTGGTGCTGTGAATGCTATACTACAAAAGCTCTGTACTATTCTTGGTTTACTCAAAGACTTGTTATTGATTGAGAAGTTATCTGATAGTTGTGTTCTACAACTATTAAAGACAAGCTTTACTACTTTTTTGGTGGACAACATTCAGCTCTTGCAACTCAAAGCAATTGGCTTGCTAACTGGG ATATTCTACTCATATACCCAACATAGAACATATATAATAGATGAAATGGTTCAGCTTCTCTGGAAGTTGCCTGTTTCAAAGCGAGCAGTAAGAGCGTATCACCTACCTGATGAAGAACAGAGGCAGATCCAGATGATTACAGCTTTGCTGATTCAGTTGGTTCATAGCAGTGCTAACCTTCCTGAAGCTTTAAAGCAAACATCAATTGGAAGTCCCATCTTGGAAGTGTCAGTTGATGCTGGTTATTTAACTAAATGCCATGAATCCGTTCAGGATACATGTTGTCATTTCTGGACTCGTGTCCTTCAACGTCTTGCTTCTGTAAAGACTCAAGAGGCCTCTGAGTTGAAACTGATGATTGAGAATCTTGTCACTGATTTACTGACAACATTAAATCTACCTGAATACCCTGCTGCTGCTCCTATTTTAGAG GTTCTTTGTGTTTTACTGCTCCAAAATGCAGGTCTGAAATCTAAGGATACCTCTGTTCGTGCAATGGCAATTGATCTTCTAGGCACAATAGCAGCAAGGTTGAAGCATGATGCTCTCCTCAATAGGAAGGACAAGTTCTGGATATCGGAAGAATTGCTTAGTGTGGATGATACTGATCGTAGTTACCCAAAAGGTGCATGTTCTATTTGTTTTGATGGAAAGGAAGAGAAAGTGTTATATAGGTGTCAAGGTTGTCAAAGATTTTTCCACAGTGATTGTATGGGGGTAAGAGAACAAGAAGGTCCTAACCGTAGTTGGTACTGCCAGTTTTGCATGTGTAAGAAGCAGCTTCTTGTATTGCAATCATACTGTGAATCGCAGTACAAGGATGATGAGAAACCGAAACGTGGTCGCTCAGAAAGTTCTAAATCTTCTGATCCAATTACGAAAGTTGAAATTGTTCAGCAGATGCTTTTGAATCATCTTCAAGATGCTGCTTCTGCTGATGATGCCCATCTTTTTGTTCGATG GTGTTATCTTTGCTTATGGTATAAAGACGGCCCAAAATCTCAACAAAATTTCAATTACTATGTTTCTAGACTGAGATCAAAAGCAATAGTGCGTGATTCGGGGACTGTTTCTTCACTGTTTTTAAGGGATTCAGTCAAGAAAATTGCTTTATCACTGGGACAAAATAATTCTTTCTCTAGAGGATTTGACAAGATTCTTTACTTGCTTCTG GTTAGCTTAAGAGAAAGCTCCCCTGTTATTAGGGCCAAGGCTTTACGAGCA GTTAGTATTATTGTAGAAGTTGATCCAGAGGTATTAGGTGACAAACGTGTTCAAGTGGCTGTTGAGGGAAGGTTTTGTGACTCTGCAATATCTGTCAGGGAAGCTGCATTGGAACTAGTTGGCAGGCACATTGCTTCACATCCAGATGTTAGTTTAAAG TACTTTGAGAAGGTAGCAGAGAGGATTAAAGATACTGGAGTCAGTGTACGGAAACGAGCAATCAAAATTATTCGAGATATGTGCAATGCGGATCCTAACTTCTCAGGGTTTACAAATGCTTGCATTGAGATTATTTCTCGTGTTAGTGACGATGAATCAAGTATTCAG gATCTTGTTTGTAAGACATTTTATGAGTTCTGGTTTGAAGAACCTTCTGGAATGCAGACTCAGTATCCTGGAGATGGTAGTTCCATTCCGTTGGAGGTGGCTAAGAAGACTGAGCAGATTGTTGAAACACTGAGGCAGTTGCCTAATCATCAGTTTCTTGTAACTGTCATTAAACGTAACTTGGTCCTTGATTTTTTCCCTCAATCAGCGAAAGCTGCTGGAATCAACCCTGTCTCCCTTGCTGCGGTACGCAGGCGATGTGAAGTGATGTGCAAGTGCTTATTGGAAAGAATATTGCAGACAGAAGAAACAAGTAATGTGGAAGCAGAAGTTCCTACACTCCCCTATGTGTTGGCCTTGCACGCATTTTGTGTTGTGGACCCATCACTTTGCATGCCAGCTTCAGATCCTTCCCAATTTGTTATCACACTACAGCCTTACCTTAAGAGTCAG GTTGATAACAGAGTTGGTGCACAGTTACTGGAGAGTATAATCTTTGTAATTGATGCCGTTGTGCCGTTGATGCGAAAGTTGCCTCCTAGTGTTGGTGATGAACTAAAACAAGATCTGAAGCACATGATCGTCCGGCATTCTTTTTTGACTGTTGTCCACGCTTGCATCAA GTGTCTTTGTTCAGTGAGTAGAAAGGCAGGGAATACTGGCGATGTTGTTGAGTATCTCATtcagttatttttcaaattattggATTCCCGGGCAACTGATAACAAGCAG CAAGTGGGCCGCTCTCTCTTCTGTCTTGGATTGCTTATCCGCTACGGAAACTCTTTGTTTGGTGGTTCTAGTAGCAAAAATATCGATGTTGCTAGCAGTATTAGTTTGTTTAAAAAGTACCTTGAAATGGATGATTTTAGCATAAAGGTTAGATCTTTGCAG GCATTAGGTTTTGCTCTAATTGCTAGGCCTGAATATATGttggaaaaggacattggaaaGATTTTAGAGGCAGCATTAGCAGCGAGTTCTAATGTTCGTCTTAAG ATGCAAATGTTACAAAATTTGTTGGAATATCTTCTTGATGCGGAAAGTCAAATGGAAACGGATAAAGCGAGTGATGATCAAGTTCAGTATACTGTAGAAGGTGGCCACAGTGTACCTGTAGCCGCGGGTGCTGGTGATACTAACATTTGTGGGGGTATAGTCCAGCTGTACTGGGATAATATTCTGGGGAGATGCCTGGACTTTAACGAAGAAGTTCGCCAATCTGCCCTAAAG ATAGTGGAAGTAGTTCTTCGACAAGGCCTTGTTCATCCTATTACTTGTGTCCCATGCCTTATAGCCCTAGAAACGGATCCTCTGGACGTCAACCAAAAGTTGGCTCATCATTTGCTAATGAATATGAATGAGAA ATATCCTGCTTTTTTCGAGAGCCGACTGGGGGATGGGCTTCAGCTGTCATTTATCTTCATGCGCTCAATTAGTGGCAATGCACATGAAAATCCTAATGAAAAATCCCAATCAAAGCTTCCTGGAAATTTGAAAGCGAAATCTGATGCTGGGTCTTTAACACAAGCAAGGCTGGGAGTTTCTAGAATTTACAAGCTCATTCGTGGAAATCGGGTTGCCAGGAACAAATTCATGTCCTCAATTGTGCGCAAATTTGATACTCCTATCTGGAATGATTCCGTTATACCTTTCTTGAT GTATTGTACGGAAACTCTTGCTTTGTTACCATTTTCATCTCCTGATGAACCACTTTATTTGATCTACACCATAAATCGAGTGATACAAGTCAGAGCAGGGGCTCTTGAGGCAAATTTGAAAACCTTGAGTTCAAATTTACTGCAAACAGATGCTCAGATGATGACTAGTAATAACGGGATAGTTCAGCCGGATTATAGTCAAGCTGCTTATAATCATATGGCTACGCTTGATTTGAACGGAACATTTCAGGAGCCGCCTGTGGTTCAGCCTCCTTTCTTTCACATGACATCAATCGATTTGAATGGTACAATCCAACAAAACTTCAGTTATCAGTCTATTTCACATTATCCTCCTACAATCGAGACAACAATGCATAAGATGGCCCCTTCTGAACCTCGTGCTCTTTCCAaagatgaaattcaaaaaatCCAG gcTGACGTTCTTGCCGCTACTGCATTACAGCTTCTTATGAAGCTAAAAAGACATCTAAAAATTGTTTATAGCCTGAACGATCAAAGATGCCAG GCCTTTTCTCCAACTGAACCCATAAAACCGGGGGATGTTCTAACGAGGCAGAACGTTCCCTTTGACATCAGTGAAACACAGACAACCTTGCCTAGCACCTATCAAGAATTGGTGCAGAGATATCAG GAATACAAAAATGCGTTGAGGGAAGATGCAATCGATTACTCAACATTCACAGCCAATATCAAAAGGAAGCGACCAACTCCGAGGAAAGGAGGAAAAGCGGTGCGAACGAACGGTGGTGGGGATGAAGACGATGATTACGATGAAGAGTGGACAGGTGGGAGTGGTGTTCGTCGGATGAGTAACAGCGGACGGAAAAGTTACAACATAAGAAGCAGCAGTCGGCAGCGATAG
- the LOC107892383 gene encoding sister chromatid cohesion protein SCC2 isoform X3 — MSNPSSSSWVSDQPGQRLMDMAHCGIGLTNTIHSEVAQCLPLPSLPVFCGASDLELRLFDDSAVGASRSLNRPQIIAQASRIADLLRETDVSYLNLRDEADSVSHDHLEPLELHAQVLQYNPAAFEYVTPGLVKGKNSGGAVFERKPSESSAPLIGQFQRETRGNRNQQTDVVANDMPKSSSKKPKIKKKADDTGSSVLPDPSELQDAIIGNFRELLEDFCSRAQIPTDDRDEMEWLSLPVNDVRMLVNEIMSVRAKRLLHLVPVDILVKLLRVLDHQIHRAEGLSIDECEHQDSDVFSLVFCALESIHASLAIMAHNDMPKQLYHEEIIERILEFSRHQITDVMSAYDPSYRALHKPSENGAVEDDDDEEPDAELGSASKKRRSTKTAKAKKSAMNKVSGAVNAILQKLCTILGLLKDLLLIEKLSDSCVLQLLKTSFTTFLVDNIQLLQLKAIGLLTGIFYSYTQHRTYIIDEMVQLLWKLPVSKRAVRAYHLPDEEQRQIQMITALLIQLVHSSANLPEALKQTSIGSPILEVSVDAGYLTKCHESVQDTCCHFWTRVLQRLASVKTQEASELKLMIENLVTDLLTTLNLPEYPAAAPILEVLCVLLLQNAGLKSKDTSVRAMAIDLLGTIAARLKHDALLNRKDKFWISEELLSVDDTDRSYPKGACSICFDGKEEKVLYRCQGCQRFFHSDCMGVREQEGPNRSWYCQFCMCKKQLLVLQSYCESQYKDDEKPKRGRSESSKSSDPITKVEIVQQMLLNHLQDAASADDAHLFVRWCYLCLWYKDGPKSQQNFNYYVSRLRSKAIVRDSGTVSSLFLRDSVKKIALSLGQNNSFSRGFDKILYLLLVSLRESSPVIRAKALRAVSIIVEVDPEVLGDKRVQVAVEGRFCDSAISVREAALELVGRHIASHPDVSLKYFEKVAERIKDTGVSVRKRAIKIIRDMCNADPNFSGFTNACIEIISRVSDDESSIQTQYPGDGSSIPLEVAKKTEQIVETLRQLPNHQFLVTVIKRNLVLDFFPQSAKAAGINPVSLAAVRRRCEVMCKCLLERILQTEETSNVEAEVPTLPYVLALHAFCVVDPSLCMPASDPSQFVITLQPYLKSQVDNRVGAQLLESIIFVIDAVVPLMRKLPPSVGDELKQDLKHMIVRHSFLTVVHACIKCLCSVSRKAGNTGDVVEYLIQLFFKLLDSRATDNKQQVGRSLFCLGLLIRYGNSLFGGSSSKNIDVASSISLFKKYLEMDDFSIKVRSLQALGFALIARPEYMLEKDIGKILEAALAASSNVRLKMQMLQNLLEYLLDAESQMETDKASDDQVQYTVEGGHSVPVAAGAGDTNICGGIVQLYWDNILGRCLDFNEEVRQSALKIVEVVLRQGLVHPITCVPCLIALETDPLDVNQKLAHHLLMNMNEKYPAFFESRLGDGLQLSFIFMRSISGNAHENPNEKSQSKLPGNLKAKSDAGSLTQARLGVSRIYKLIRGNRVARNKFMSSIVRKFDTPIWNDSVIPFLMYCTETLALLPFSSPDEPLYLIYTINRVIQVRAGALEANLKTLSSNLLQTDAQMMTSNNGIVQPDYSQAAYNHMATLDLNGTFQEPPVVQPPFFHMTSIDLNGTIQQNFSYQSISHYPPTIETTMHKMAPSEPRALSKDEIQKIQADVLAATALQLLMKLKRHLKIVYSLNDQRCQAFSPTEPIKPGDVLTRQNVPFDISETQTTLPSTYQELVQRYQEYKNALREDAIDYSTFTANIKRKRPTPRKGGKAVRTNGGGDEDDDYDEEWTGGSGVRRMSNSGRKSYNIRSSSRQR; from the exons GTCTTGTCAAGGGGAAAAACTCTGGTGGCGCTGTGTTTGAAAGGAAGCCATCTGAGTCAAGTGCTCCTCTTATTGGTCAATTCCAAAGAGAGACTCGCGGCAATCGCAATCAGCAGACTGATGTTGTTGCTAAT GATATGCCAAAATCGTCTTCCAAGAagccaaaaataaagaaaaaggctGATGACACTGGGTCATCAGTTCTACCAGATCCTTCAGAGCTTCAAG ATGCTATAATTGGGAACTTCCGTGAGCTGCTCGAAGACTTCTGCAGCAGAGCTCAAATTCCTACTGATGATAGGGATGAGATGGAGTGGTTATCATTGCCAGTTAATGATGTTAGAATGCTTGTAAATGAAATTATGTCAGTACGTGCAAAGAGACTTCTACATTTGGTTCCTGTAGATATTCTTGTGAAATTGTTACGGGTTCTAGATCATCAGATACATCGGGCAGAAGGCTTGTCTattgatgaatgtgaacat CAAGACTCAGATGTATTCTCATTAGTATTCTGTGCCCTGGAGTCCATTCATGCTTCTTTGGCAATAATGGCACATAATGACATGCCAAAGCAATTATACCATGAAGAG ATTATTGAAAGGATTTTAGAATTCTCTAGGCACCAGATAACAGATGTTATGTCAGCTTATGACCCATCATATCGTGCCTTGCATAAACCAAGTGAAAATGGAGCAGTTGAAG atgatgatgatgaggagCCTGATGCTGAACTGGGGTCTGCTAGCAAGAAAAGACGCAGTACCAAGACTGCTAAAGCAAAGAAATCAGCGATGAATAA GGTCTCTGGTGCTGTGAATGCTATACTACAAAAGCTCTGTACTATTCTTGGTTTACTCAAAGACTTGTTATTGATTGAGAAGTTATCTGATAGTTGTGTTCTACAACTATTAAAGACAAGCTTTACTACTTTTTTGGTGGACAACATTCAGCTCTTGCAACTCAAAGCAATTGGCTTGCTAACTGGG ATATTCTACTCATATACCCAACATAGAACATATATAATAGATGAAATGGTTCAGCTTCTCTGGAAGTTGCCTGTTTCAAAGCGAGCAGTAAGAGCGTATCACCTACCTGATGAAGAACAGAGGCAGATCCAGATGATTACAGCTTTGCTGATTCAGTTGGTTCATAGCAGTGCTAACCTTCCTGAAGCTTTAAAGCAAACATCAATTGGAAGTCCCATCTTGGAAGTGTCAGTTGATGCTGGTTATTTAACTAAATGCCATGAATCCGTTCAGGATACATGTTGTCATTTCTGGACTCGTGTCCTTCAACGTCTTGCTTCTGTAAAGACTCAAGAGGCCTCTGAGTTGAAACTGATGATTGAGAATCTTGTCACTGATTTACTGACAACATTAAATCTACCTGAATACCCTGCTGCTGCTCCTATTTTAGAG GTTCTTTGTGTTTTACTGCTCCAAAATGCAGGTCTGAAATCTAAGGATACCTCTGTTCGTGCAATGGCAATTGATCTTCTAGGCACAATAGCAGCAAGGTTGAAGCATGATGCTCTCCTCAATAGGAAGGACAAGTTCTGGATATCGGAAGAATTGCTTAGTGTGGATGATACTGATCGTAGTTACCCAAAAGGTGCATGTTCTATTTGTTTTGATGGAAAGGAAGAGAAAGTGTTATATAGGTGTCAAGGTTGTCAAAGATTTTTCCACAGTGATTGTATGGGGGTAAGAGAACAAGAAGGTCCTAACCGTAGTTGGTACTGCCAGTTTTGCATGTGTAAGAAGCAGCTTCTTGTATTGCAATCATACTGTGAATCGCAGTACAAGGATGATGAGAAACCGAAACGTGGTCGCTCAGAAAGTTCTAAATCTTCTGATCCAATTACGAAAGTTGAAATTGTTCAGCAGATGCTTTTGAATCATCTTCAAGATGCTGCTTCTGCTGATGATGCCCATCTTTTTGTTCGATG GTGTTATCTTTGCTTATGGTATAAAGACGGCCCAAAATCTCAACAAAATTTCAATTACTATGTTTCTAGACTGAGATCAAAAGCAATAGTGCGTGATTCGGGGACTGTTTCTTCACTGTTTTTAAGGGATTCAGTCAAGAAAATTGCTTTATCACTGGGACAAAATAATTCTTTCTCTAGAGGATTTGACAAGATTCTTTACTTGCTTCTG GTTAGCTTAAGAGAAAGCTCCCCTGTTATTAGGGCCAAGGCTTTACGAGCA GTTAGTATTATTGTAGAAGTTGATCCAGAGGTATTAGGTGACAAACGTGTTCAAGTGGCTGTTGAGGGAAGGTTTTGTGACTCTGCAATATCTGTCAGGGAAGCTGCATTGGAACTAGTTGGCAGGCACATTGCTTCACATCCAGATGTTAGTTTAAAG TACTTTGAGAAGGTAGCAGAGAGGATTAAAGATACTGGAGTCAGTGTACGGAAACGAGCAATCAAAATTATTCGAGATATGTGCAATGCGGATCCTAACTTCTCAGGGTTTACAAATGCTTGCATTGAGATTATTTCTCGTGTTAGTGACGATGAATCAAGTATTCAG ACTCAGTATCCTGGAGATGGTAGTTCCATTCCGTTGGAGGTGGCTAAGAAGACTGAGCAGATTGTTGAAACACTGAGGCAGTTGCCTAATCATCAGTTTCTTGTAACTGTCATTAAACGTAACTTGGTCCTTGATTTTTTCCCTCAATCAGCGAAAGCTGCTGGAATCAACCCTGTCTCCCTTGCTGCGGTACGCAGGCGATGTGAAGTGATGTGCAAGTGCTTATTGGAAAGAATATTGCAGACAGAAGAAACAAGTAATGTGGAAGCAGAAGTTCCTACACTCCCCTATGTGTTGGCCTTGCACGCATTTTGTGTTGTGGACCCATCACTTTGCATGCCAGCTTCAGATCCTTCCCAATTTGTTATCACACTACAGCCTTACCTTAAGAGTCAG GTTGATAACAGAGTTGGTGCACAGTTACTGGAGAGTATAATCTTTGTAATTGATGCCGTTGTGCCGTTGATGCGAAAGTTGCCTCCTAGTGTTGGTGATGAACTAAAACAAGATCTGAAGCACATGATCGTCCGGCATTCTTTTTTGACTGTTGTCCACGCTTGCATCAA GTGTCTTTGTTCAGTGAGTAGAAAGGCAGGGAATACTGGCGATGTTGTTGAGTATCTCATtcagttatttttcaaattattggATTCCCGGGCAACTGATAACAAGCAG CAAGTGGGCCGCTCTCTCTTCTGTCTTGGATTGCTTATCCGCTACGGAAACTCTTTGTTTGGTGGTTCTAGTAGCAAAAATATCGATGTTGCTAGCAGTATTAGTTTGTTTAAAAAGTACCTTGAAATGGATGATTTTAGCATAAAGGTTAGATCTTTGCAG GCATTAGGTTTTGCTCTAATTGCTAGGCCTGAATATATGttggaaaaggacattggaaaGATTTTAGAGGCAGCATTAGCAGCGAGTTCTAATGTTCGTCTTAAG ATGCAAATGTTACAAAATTTGTTGGAATATCTTCTTGATGCGGAAAGTCAAATGGAAACGGATAAAGCGAGTGATGATCAAGTTCAGTATACTGTAGAAGGTGGCCACAGTGTACCTGTAGCCGCGGGTGCTGGTGATACTAACATTTGTGGGGGTATAGTCCAGCTGTACTGGGATAATATTCTGGGGAGATGCCTGGACTTTAACGAAGAAGTTCGCCAATCTGCCCTAAAG ATAGTGGAAGTAGTTCTTCGACAAGGCCTTGTTCATCCTATTACTTGTGTCCCATGCCTTATAGCCCTAGAAACGGATCCTCTGGACGTCAACCAAAAGTTGGCTCATCATTTGCTAATGAATATGAATGAGAA ATATCCTGCTTTTTTCGAGAGCCGACTGGGGGATGGGCTTCAGCTGTCATTTATCTTCATGCGCTCAATTAGTGGCAATGCACATGAAAATCCTAATGAAAAATCCCAATCAAAGCTTCCTGGAAATTTGAAAGCGAAATCTGATGCTGGGTCTTTAACACAAGCAAGGCTGGGAGTTTCTAGAATTTACAAGCTCATTCGTGGAAATCGGGTTGCCAGGAACAAATTCATGTCCTCAATTGTGCGCAAATTTGATACTCCTATCTGGAATGATTCCGTTATACCTTTCTTGAT GTATTGTACGGAAACTCTTGCTTTGTTACCATTTTCATCTCCTGATGAACCACTTTATTTGATCTACACCATAAATCGAGTGATACAAGTCAGAGCAGGGGCTCTTGAGGCAAATTTGAAAACCTTGAGTTCAAATTTACTGCAAACAGATGCTCAGATGATGACTAGTAATAACGGGATAGTTCAGCCGGATTATAGTCAAGCTGCTTATAATCATATGGCTACGCTTGATTTGAACGGAACATTTCAGGAGCCGCCTGTGGTTCAGCCTCCTTTCTTTCACATGACATCAATCGATTTGAATGGTACAATCCAACAAAACTTCAGTTATCAGTCTATTTCACATTATCCTCCTACAATCGAGACAACAATGCATAAGATGGCCCCTTCTGAACCTCGTGCTCTTTCCAaagatgaaattcaaaaaatCCAG gcTGACGTTCTTGCCGCTACTGCATTACAGCTTCTTATGAAGCTAAAAAGACATCTAAAAATTGTTTATAGCCTGAACGATCAAAGATGCCAG GCCTTTTCTCCAACTGAACCCATAAAACCGGGGGATGTTCTAACGAGGCAGAACGTTCCCTTTGACATCAGTGAAACACAGACAACCTTGCCTAGCACCTATCAAGAATTGGTGCAGAGATATCAG GAATACAAAAATGCGTTGAGGGAAGATGCAATCGATTACTCAACATTCACAGCCAATATCAAAAGGAAGCGACCAACTCCGAGGAAAGGAGGAAAAGCGGTGCGAACGAACGGTGGTGGGGATGAAGACGATGATTACGATGAAGAGTGGACAGGTGGGAGTGGTGTTCGTCGGATGAGTAACAGCGGACGGAAAAGTTACAACATAAGAAGCAGCAGTCGGCAGCGATAG